AATATCGCCCAGATCAATCGCACTCGGCTTCGTTCTCCCCGAGAGATTCTAGGTGTTGTTCGCAGTGTTCTTTTTGCCCCCGAGGATCTAGCCTTAGTGCGCGGTGAGCCGGCGGAGCGTCGCCGTTATCTTGATAATATTTTGGCGATTTTAAAGCCTCGGCTCGCTGGTGTTCGCTCTGATTATGACAAAATTCTTCGCCAGCGCAATGCTTTATTGAAATCAGCGTCTGGACTATTGCGTCGGGGTTATGACTCGGCTGATGGTGCGGGGGCGTTGTCTTCTTTGGATGCGTGGGATATCCAGCTATCTAAAGTTGGTGCGCAATTAATTTGTGCCCGACGCAACCTGGTAGATGTCCTTCAGGAACACGTTATCGAGGCTTATACCGGTATTGCCCCTGAGTCTCGTCCAGCAGCGGTGCAGTATCGCGGGACGGTGGATCCGGAGCTGTCATTAAGCTCAGATCCTGAGATTATTGAAGCCGCCATGCTTGCTGAACTGGGAAAAATGCGAGATCGTGAGATTGAGCGCGGGATGTCGCTGATTGGTCCTCACCGAGATGATCTGGAATTGATTCTGGGTGATCAACCAGCAAAAGGTTTTGCCAGTCATGGAGAGACGTGGTCTTTTGCGCTGTCTCTTCGTTTGGCGGAGTTTTCACTTCTGAAGTCTTGTGGTCCGGAACCAATTTTGATTTTGGATGATGTGTTTGCGGAGTTAGATAAAAAACGCCGGGAGAAGCTGGTGATGGTGGCTGCTGAGGCAGAACAAGTGTTTATCACTGCGGCTGTTGATGGTGATTTGCCGGAGAACTTGGCGGAAA
This genomic interval from Corynebacterium poyangense contains the following:
- the recF gene encoding DNA replication/repair protein RecF (All proteins in this family for which functions are known are DNA-binding proteins that assist the filamentation of RecA onto DNA for the initiation of recombination or recombinational repair.), with translation MHIRQLSLRDFRSWPSLELELQPGVVLFLGRNGYGKTNIVEALGYCAHLSSHRVSSDAPLVRAGAKDARISATAVHDGRELTAHLLIRSHGSNIAQINRTRLRSPREILGVVRSVLFAPEDLALVRGEPAERRRYLDNILAILKPRLAGVRSDYDKILRQRNALLKSASGLLRRGYDSADGAGALSSLDAWDIQLSKVGAQLICARRNLVDVLQEHVIEAYTGIAPESRPAAVQYRGTVDPELSLSSDPEIIEAAMLAELGKMRDREIERGMSLIGPHRDDLELILGDQPAKGFASHGETWSFALSLRLAEFSLLKSCGPEPILILDDVFAELDKKRREKLVMVAAEAEQVFITAAVDGDLPENLAEKISARFDIDVKNTSEGRVSAIRWAEDETDDL